Proteins encoded within one genomic window of Fragaria vesca subsp. vesca linkage group LG1, FraVesHawaii_1.0, whole genome shotgun sequence:
- the LOC101302100 gene encoding uncharacterized protein LOC101302100, producing the protein MEMQGTVTSCVDDVEKSGEVKINGLLPVPPMTQTVREVEMQSTVATQCGDVEKNGEAKINGPVKKKKKKQQQKLRNLLLKPVQVVAVVKGSNETVTVCVGVENNVKRKIDEAGVVAKLLAMHGLTMVVGEVENKKRKRKENKMENTDITCVDVGKNDEVVTMPGLPQTIEEVETKKRRRKEDKEVGSTNSCVDAGKNVELLLNPVPNVKGKPKVLTASQELRIRMKKRRKAARRREKWRMKCRITMCVDDAGKFVEAKTSEEHKEDNKITNAMLILKHMEWRKKQLVLGLQRKAVAEKRKEKKSTEETVEEKNKESTNEKAEEQIIEYLQVCVICRGKGHIISTCPLLNQTQTNNKKSGNKLPECCQPLQHAELKNGEAEKLLDCPPEDTLVQDKSSDCKEGKSAVKNGEAAKLLGCPPMDTLMKEETSGVKEDESTVKNVEESSCTPEDIFMKDESIVKVDCASHPEECYVKPTIEQEGPEAVNHVA; encoded by the exons ATGGAGATGCAGGGCACTGTCACAAGTTGTGTCGATGATGTGGAGAAAAGTGGTGAGGTGAAAATCAATGGGCTGCTCCCAGTGCCACCGATGACACAGACGGTCCGGGAAGTGGAGATGCAGAGCACAGTGGCAACACAATGCGGTGATGTGGAGAAAAATGGCGAGGCGAAAATCAACGGGCCGGTAAAAAAGAAGAAGAAGAAGCAGCAGCAGAAGCTGAGGAATCTGCTCCTAAAGCCAGTGCAAGTGGTAGCAGTGGTGAAGGGATCGAACGAGACAGTGACAGTTTGTGTTGGTGTGGAAAACAATGTCAAAAGGAAAATCGACGAGGCAGGTGTAGTAGCGAAGCTGCTTGCTATGCATGGGCTAACAATGGTGGTTGGAGAAGTGGAGAATAAGAAGCGGAAGAGGAAAGAGAATAAGATGGAGAACACAGACATTACTTGTGTTGATGTTGGAAAAAATGATGAGGTGGTCACAATGCCAGGGCTACCACAGACGATCGAAGAAGTGGAGACTAAGAAGAGGAGAAGGAAAGAGGATAAGGAGGTGGGGAGCACAAATTCTTGTGTTGATGCTGGAAAAAATGTTGAGCTGCTCCTGAATCCTGTGCCAAATGTGAAAGGAAAACCCAAGGTATTGACCGCGAGTCAGGAGCTAAGAATCAGGATGAAGAAGAGGAGGAAAGCTGCGAGGAGGAGGGAGAAGTGGAGGATGAAGTGCAGAATCACAATGTGTGTTGATGATGCGGGAAAATTTGTTGAGGCGAAGACAAGTGAAGAACACAAAGAAGATAACAAGATCACAAATGCAATGCTAATTCTGAAACATATGGAATGGAGGAAGAAACAATTAGTTTTGGGCTTGCAACGAAAAGCTGTGGCCGAGAAGCGGAAAGAGAAGAAGAGCACAGAAGAAACGGTCGAAGAAAAAAATAAGGAGAGCACAAATGAAAAGGCTGAGGAGCAAATAATCGAATATCTTCAA GTATGTGTCATATGTCGAGGAAAAGGGCATATCATCTCGACTTGCCCTCTGCTGAATCAGACCCAAACAAATAACAAGAAATCTGGAAACAAGCTTCCTGAGTGTTGTCAGCCTCTTCAACATG CGGAACTGAAGAATGGCGAAGCGGAGAAGTTGCTTGACTGTCCTCCTGAGGATACTTTGGTGCAAGATAAGTCATCTGATTGTAAAGAAGGCAAGTCCGCTGTGAAGAATGGCGAAGCGGCAAAGTTGCTTGGCTGTCCTCCTATGGATACCTTGATGAAAGAAGAAACATCTGGTGTTAAAGAAGACGAGTCCACTGTGAAGAATGTTGAAGAAAGCAGTTGTACTCCTGAGGATATTTTCATGAAAGATGAGAGTATTGTTAAGGTTGATTGTGCTTCTCACCCAGAAGAGTGTTATGTTAAACCAACGATTGAACAGGAGGGCCCTGAGGCAGTGAATCATGTTGCATGA
- the LOC101299514 gene encoding protein CbxX, chromosomal-like — MQRNPDQRSRSAKPTTIHGYAHSGDLSGFQKLLRENPALLNERNAIMVQTPLHVSAGNNRSEIVKFLLDWQGPEKVELEARNMYGETPLHMAAKNGCNDAAQLLLVHGASIEAKANNGMTPLHLAVWHSLRAEDFSTVKTLLENNADCSAKDDEGMTPLNHIPKGRETEKLRELLQWHVEEQTKRRAIQACTETKAKMDELENELSNIVGLQDLKVQLRKWAKGMLLDERRKALGLKVGVRRPPHMAFLGNPGTGKTMVARILGRLLYMVGILPTDKVTEVQRTDLVGEFVGHTGPKTRRKIKDAEGGILFVDEAYRLIPMQKADDKDYGLEALEEIMSVMDSGKIVVIFAGYSEPMKRVIASNEGFCRRVTKFFNFSDFSPEDLAKILHLKMNNQPEESMLYGFKLHSSCSLEAIAELIRRGATEKQCKEMNGGLVDTMLVNARESLDLRLNFDCIDTEELRTITLEDLQAGLQILSQ, encoded by the exons ATGCAGAGGAACCCAGATCAACGGTCGAGATCCGCCAAGCCCACCACCATCCACGGCTACGCTCACTCCGGCGACCTTTCTGGGTTTCAGAAGCTGCTCCGAGAAAACCCAGCTCTGCTCAATGAAAGAAATGCCATT ATGGTACAAACTCCGCTTCATGTTTCTGCTGGTAACAATAGGTCTGAGATAGTTAAATTTCTTCTTGATTGGCAAGGGCCGGAAAAGGTTGAGCTGGAAGCCAGAAACATG TATGGTGAAACACCATTACACATGGCAGCAAAGAATGGATGCAACGATGCTGCACAGTTGCTTCTTGTCCATGGTGCTTCCATTGAAGCCAAAGCAAAT AATGGAATGACACCGTTACACCTTGCTGTTTGGCATTCACTTCGAGCTGAAGATTTCTCAACTGTTAAAACATTGCTTGAGAACAATGCTGATTGTAGTGCCAAGGACGAT GAAGGCATGACTCCTCTAAATCACATTCCGAAAGGCCGTGAAACTGAAAAGTTGCGGGAACTATTACAGTGGCACGTTGAAGAGCAGACAAAAAGAAGGGCAATACAAGCATGCACTGAAACTAAAGCTAAGATGGATGAACTAGAAAATGAATTGTCAAATATAGTTGGTTTGCAAGATCTCAAAGTACAACTACGGAAGTGGGCCAAAGGGATGCTTTTGGATGAGAGGCGTAAGGCCCTTGGTCTCAAAGTTGGTGTAAGGAGACCCCCTCATATGGCCTTCCTTGGCAATCCTGGAACAG GTAAGACCATGGTAGCTCGTATTCTTGGAAGATTACTTTATATGGTGGGAATTCTACCAACTGATAAAGTAACTGAAGTACAGCGGACAGATTTGGTTGGGGAATTTGTTGGTCATACGGGACCAAAAACTAGGAGGAAG ATTAAAGATGCAGAGGGAGGAATTCTTTTTGTAGATGAAGCTTATCGACTGATACCTATGCAGAAGGCAGATGATAAAGACTATGGGTTGGAAGCATTGGAAGAGATCATGTCTGTCATGGATAGTGGAAAGATTGTAGTTATATTTGCTGGATATAGTGAACCAATGAAACGTGTAATTGCTTCCAATGAAGGTTTCTGCCGACGAGTGACCAAGTTTTTCAACTTTAGTGACTTCAGTCCTGAAGATCTAGCAAAGATTCTTCATCTCAAGATGAATAATCAACCAGAGGAGAGCATGTTGTATGGATTCAAACTACATTCTTCTTGCAGTTTAGAAGCTATTGCAGAACTGATTCGAAGAGGAGCAACAGAAAAGCAGTGTAAGGAGATGAATGGAGGTTTAGTGGATACAATGTTAGTTAATGCTAGAGAGAGTTTGGACCTTAGACTCAATTTTGATTGTATAGACACAGAAGAACTTAGAACAATCACCTTAGAGGATTTACAAGCAGGCCTTCAGATATTGTCACAATGA
- the LOC101301808 gene encoding uncharacterized protein LOC101301808: MVSTILSSTTSSFLSNSNPYSDAFPTFNKSRPPLELSRRPTLNFPKSLKLVPFRVFSSAGPIEDGSAEQFLQNNSIGDFMRFKTGADGGTGELQTAVVSYKKKFPWSLLKPFLQVDLVSTIHIADKEYFSTLQKELESYDAVLFEMVTSKESLENRRNLVATKRLKVKSSRSRSFNILGCIQRQMAHFLSLDFQLDCMDYESEKWYHADLDFETFKLLQDEKGESFFSFARDMTIRSTKAMMKPEIPEDLDPWRSKLLWASRVLPMPLVGLLIIGGVCADTGSQPSKFPELEALSRLDFGGAMKVFLAKRLTSEFTLATADVEESSVIIGERNRACMEALTKAIDDGHNRIAILYGGGHMPDLGRRLQELDLIPSRAQWVTAWSIKNRNLNSNSLPFLKTMAEVSGWPLNRYQTLALLIFSSVLAIDLWFWELFFGTAVDFFSQIGSQVSQFIDNADMIL; encoded by the exons ATGGTGTCAACAATTCTGTCATCAACCACATCCTCATTTCTTTCCAATTCCAACCCTTACTCTGATGCCTTTCCCACCTTCAACAAATCCAGACCACCCTTGGAACTTTCCAGAAGACCCACCCTCAACTTCCCCAAATCCCTCAAGCTTGTTCCTTTCAGGGTCTTCAGCTCTGCTGGCCCAATTGAGGATGGCTCAGCTGAGCAGTTTCTGCAGAACAATTCAATTGGGGACTTCATGAGGTTCAAGACTGGGGCAGATGGAGGTACTGGGGAGTTGCAGACTGCTGTTGTGAGTTACAAGAAGAAGTTCCCTTGGTCTCTTTTGAAGCCTTTTCTTCAG GTTGATTTGGTTTCGACGATTCATATAGCGGATAAAGA GTACTTCTCAACCCTCCAAAAGGAGCTTGAGTCCTATGATGCTGTTCTTTTTGAGATGGTGACTAGCAAAGAGAGTTTAGAGAATAGAAGAAACCTTGTTGCCACGAAAAGACTCAAAGTCAAAAGTTCACGCTCAAGAAGCTTTAACATTCTGGGATGCATTCAGCGGCAGATGGCTCATTTTCTGAGTCTTGATTTCCAGCTAGACTGTATGGACTATGAGTCTGAGAAATGGTATCATGCAGATCTCGATTTTGAGACTTTCAAGTTGCTTCAG GATGAAAAAGGCGAAAGCTTCTTCTCCTTTGCAAGGGATATGACAATTAGATCCACGAAAGCTATGATGAAACCTGAAATTCCAGAAGACCTTGATCCTTGGAGATCTAAGCTTTTATGGGCCTCACGTGTTCTTCCTATGCCACTTGTTGGCCTCCTCATTATTGGAGGTGTTTGTGCAGACACGGGCAGTCAGCCATCAAAATTTCCAGAACTAGAGGCCTTATCCAGGCTTGATTTTGGTGGTGCAATGAAGGTCTTCTTAGCCAAAAGGTTAACATCTGA ATTCACGCTGGCGACAGCTGATGTAGAAGAGAGTTCTGTGATCATTGGTGAAAGAAACAGAGCTTGCATGGAAGCTCTCACAAAAGCAATTGACGATGGGCACAATAGGATTGCAATACTATACGGAGGTGGTCACATGCCTGATCTAGGAAGGAGATTACAAGAGTTGGATCTGATCCCTTCTCGGGCACAGTGGGTAACGGCGTGGTCCATAAAGAACAGGAACTTAAACAGCAATTCCCTTCCATTTCTGAAGACAATGGCTGAAGTTTCGGGTTGGCCTTTGAATCGCTACCAGACTTTGGCATTGCTTATATTTTCATCAGTGCTCGCAATAGATCTCTGGTTCTGGGAGCTCTTTTTTGGCACTGCTGTCGACTTTTTCTCTCAAATTGGTTCACAGGTTTCGCAGTTTATTGATAATGCAGATATGATATTATAA
- the LOC101298928 gene encoding proline-rich receptor-like protein kinase PERK1-like — translation MSTAPSPATPPTNTTSPPPPTPAAPAPTTPTAPPPTTPAAPPPTTPSAPPPTTPASSPPPPSKTPPSPSPPAPTTPAPTSPGSSPPPPTTPTVSSPPPPKTPSTPTTTKSPPPPKSPSTSPSSSSSGMDTGVIVGIAIGAVAILVVLSLCCIFCSKKKKRRREEPVYYVPPPPPPTGPKGEIYYGPPRPYQGAPPPPPDHVITMPKPPSAQAQAVASRPPPHSPGRYTPPPQPYSSGGSGSNYSGPETPLPPPPPPGYSLGFSKSTFTYEELALATEGFSDSNLLGQGGFGYVHKGVLPNGKEVAVKQLKAGSGQGEREFQAEVEIISRVHHRHLVSLVGYCMTGSERLLVYEFVPNNTMEFHLHGKGRPTMDWPTRLKIALGSAKGLAYLHEDCHPKIIHRDIKAANILLDFKFECKVADFGLAKLSSDLNTHVSTRVMGTFGYLAPEYASSGKLTDKSDVFSYGVMLLELVTGRRPVDASQTYMDDSLVEWARPLLTRALESDDFDELVDPRLRNSYDHNEMARMVACAAACVRHSARRRPRMSQVVRALEGDVSLSDLNEGIRPGHSSLYSSHGSSDFDSRPYDTKQRNLDLINHRKMALESQEYGASSEYSGGRTTSEYGLNPSGSSSEGQRTRETTQEMELGKMNKNNRGYSGSSEY, via the exons ATGTCCACAGCTCCGTCGCCGGCGACGCCGCCGACCAACACCACCTCCCCGCCGCCGCCCACCCCCGCCGCCCCGGCCCCCACCACCCCAACCGCTCCACCTCCCACAACCCCCGCCGCTCCGCCGCCGACCACCCCCAGCGCACCGCCGCCGACCACCCCGGCGTCGTCGCCACCGCCGCCGTCAAAGACTCCACCTTCACCTTCACCACCAGCGCCAACCACTCCAGCTCCGACCTCACCGGGATCCTCTCCGCCGCCGCCAACAACCCCGACAGTCTCCTCTCCGCCACCGCCTAAAACGCCGTCGACGCCAACCACTACCAAGAGCCCTCCGCCGCCGAAATCGCCTTCGACGTCGCCGTCGTCGTCTTCGTCGGGAATGGACACCGGGGTCATAGTCGGAATCGCTATCGGCGCGGTGGCGATTCTAGTGGTGCTCAGTCTTTGCTGCATTTTCTGCTCCAAGAAGAAGAAGAGAAGAAGAGAGGAGCCTGTGTACTATGTGCCTCCGCCGCCGCCTCCTACCGGCCCTAAAG GTGAAATTTACTATGGTCCACCGCGCCCGTATCAAGGAGCTCCTCCACCACCTCCAGATCATGTAATCACAATGCCGAAGCCGCCTTCTGCACAAGCACAAGCTGTAGCATCCAGGCCACCACCTCACTCTCCAGGACGATACACGCCACCACCACAACCTTACAGCAGTGGGGGTTCTGGTTCTAATTATTCAGGGCCTGAAACTCCGCTTCCACCTCCTCCACCACCAGGGTATTCGTTGGGATTCTCTAAAAGCACGTTTACTTATGAGGAACTGGCTTTGGCAACGGAAGGGTTCTCGGATTCCAATTTACTTGGACAAGGTGGGTTTGGGTATGTTCACAAAGGAGTTCTTCCTAATGGGAAGGAAGTAGCGGTCAAGCAGTTGAAGGCTGGAAGTGGGCAAGGGGAGCGTGAATTCCAGGCGGAAGTTGAAATTATTAGCCGTGTACATCACAGACATCTTGTTTCACTGGTTGGATACTGCATGACTGGATCGGAAAGACTACTTGTCTATGAATTTGTTCCAAATAACACTATGGAGTTCCACTTGCATG GAAAAGGGAGACCTACCATGGATTGGCCCACAAGACTGAAAATTGCATTAGGATCTGCAAAAGGACTGGCATATCTTCATGAGGATT GTCATCCTAAAATCATTCACCGTGATATCAAAGCAGCTAATATACTTTTGGATTTCAAGTTTGAATGCAAG GTTGCAGATTTTGGTCTTGCCAAGCTTTCTTCTGATCTTAATACTCATGTTTCCACCCGAGTGATGGGGACTTTTGG GTATCTAGCTCCAGAATATGCATCTAGTGGAAAACTCACAGACAAGTCAGATGTTTTCTCCTACGGGGTTATGCTTCTGGAGTTGGTTACTGGACGCCGCCCTGTTGATGCATCTCAAACTTACATGGATGATAGTTTGGTAGAGTGG GCAAGGCCCCTTCTCACTCGAGCTTTGGAATCAGATGACTTTGATGAACTGGTTGATCCTAGACTGCGGAATAGTTACGACCACAACGAGATGGCTCGTATGGTTGCTTGTGCTGCAGCTTGTGTACGGCATTCTGCAAGGCGTCGACCACGGATGAGTCAG GTTGTCCGTGCTTTAGAGGGAGATGTGTCTCTGTCCGATTTGAATGAAGGAATCAGGCCTGGGCACAGCAGTCTCTACAGTTCTCATGGAAGCTCTGACTTTGACTCAAGGCCCTATGACACAAAGCAACGCAACCTGGACTTGATAAACCACAGGAAGATGGCATTGGAAAGCCAGGAGTATGGCGCTAGTAGCGAGTACAGTGGTGGTCGCACCACCAGCGAGTATGGTTTAAACCCATCTGGTTCAAGCAGTGAAGGCCAACGAACCCGGGAAACCACCCAAGAAATGGAATTGGGAAAGATGAATAAGAACAATCGAGGTTACAGTGGAAGCTCCGAGTATTAA
- the LOC101298057 gene encoding probable chlorophyll(ide) b reductase NYC1, chloroplastic-like, producing the protein MAMVARLHICPQSLDSFNYQSPTVVFGSGFRPTGLGRNGLCSRQLCRSFRAEESKEEGEVKLKKGSGVWKCLRSTLLGGVGLRSRHTEEYKKAVAKVEEVCSSAAVQIGRYIVTMMSTGVILTIGSQLSGGDSQLNTLVWYSWLGGIIIGTMIGSNLVLEEHCRAGPRNVVISGSTRGLGKALAREFLLSGDRVVVASRSLESVQATVRELEENLKDGIANAGGSSRNNLAHAKVVGIACDVCEGDDVQKLAAFAISELGSIDIWINNAGANKGFRPLLQFSDEDIKQIVSTNLVGSILCTREAMRIMRNQPKGGHIFNMDGAGSGGSSTPLTAVYGSTKCGLRQLQSSLLEECKRSKVGVHTASPGMVLTDLLLSGSSLKNKQMFNFICELPETVARTLVPRMRVVKGTGKSINYLTPPRILLALVTAWLRRGRWFDEQGKALYAAEADRIRNWAENRTRFYFTDAMEMYTENTWVSVFSLSVVCAFIILSSTSSSFPGT; encoded by the exons ATGGCCATGGTTGCAAGGCTTCACATATGTCCACAGAGCCTAGACAGCTTCAACTACCAGAGCCCAACTGTCGTATTCGGGTCGGGTTTTCGCCCGACTGGTTTGGGTCGTAATGGGTTGTGCTCCAGACAGCTGTGTAGGTCTTTCAGGGCTGAAGAGTCCAAGGAAGAAGGTGAGGTGAAGTTGAAGAAGGGAAGTGGGGTTTGGAAGTGTTTGAGGTCTACGCTTTTGGGTGGTGTGGGTTTGAGGTCTAGGCATACTGAGGAGTACAAGAAGGCTGTGGCTAAAGTTGAGGAGGTTTGCTCCTCG GCTGCTGTTCAAATTGGAAGGTATATCGTGACCATGATGAGCACTGGAGTTATACTAACAATTGGGTCTCAGTTGTCAG GTGGAGACAGTCAGTTGAATACTCTAGTTTGGTATAGCTGGCTTGGAGGAATCATTATTGGGACTATGATAGGATCTAATTTGGTTCTAGAGGAGCACTGTCGTGCTGGTCCGCGTAATGTTGTCATTAGTGGAAG TACTAGGGGACTTGGAAAAGCACTTGCTCGTGAATTTCTTCTTTCTGGTGATCGCGTGGTTGTTGCTTCTCGAAG CCTTGAGTCTGTACAAGCAACTGTCAGAGAGCTTGAGGAAAACCTAAAGGATGGTATAGCCAATGCAGGTGGCTCATCTAGGAACAACCTGGCGCATGCGAAAGTGGTTGGAATAGCCTGTGATGTTTGTGAAGGTGATGATGTGCAGAAGCTGGCAGCTTTTGCTATTAGTGAACTCGGTTCCATTGACATTTGG ATAAACAATGCTGGTGCAAATAAAGGATTTAGACCCTTGCTTCAGTTTAGTGATGAAGACATTAAGCAG ATTGTCTCAACAAACCTGGTGGGGTCTATACTCTGCACTCGAGAAGCCATGCGTATTATGAGAAATCAGCCTAAGGGTGGGCACATATTCAATATGGATGGGGCGGGCTCTGGAGGATCAAGTACTCCTTTGACAGCTGT CTATGGGTCAACCAAGTGTGGTCTTAGACAGCTCCAATCATCACTTTTAGAGGAGTGCAAGCGGTCTAAAGTAGGAGTGCACACTGCATCTCCAGGAATGGTGCTTACTGATCTGCTTCTGAG TGGATCCAGTTTAAAAAATAAACAGATGTTCAACTTCATATGCGAGCTTCCCGAAACAGTAGCCAGAACTTTAGTTCCACGAATGCGGGTTGTAAAGGGAACAGGGAAGTCCATCAATTATTTGACACCACCTAGAATCTTACTTGCTCTGGTAACTGCATGGCTGCGACGAGGTCGCTGGTTTGATGAACAG GGAAAGGCTTTATATGCCGCAGAAGCAGACAGAATCCGTAACTGGGCTGAAAACCGTACTCGGTTTTACTTCACCGATGCAATGGAGATGTACACAGAGAACACTTGGGTGTCTGTCTTCTCACTCTCTGTTGTGTGCGCCTTCATCATTCTTTCTAGCACAAGCAGCAGTTTTCCCGGTACTTAA